In Haloarchaeobius litoreus, the following are encoded in one genomic region:
- a CDS encoding NUDIX domain-containing protein: MSEFTPRHDRIPNDEWETVVRNVPIVSIDLVVRSADGIVLGERTNEPAKGEWFVPGGRVHKHERLVDAARRVASEELGVDVEVVEKLGAYEHLYHEAELDGVGGKHYLANGFVVETDAGIDEMTLDDQHGDVRAFAPGDIPADLHEYTAAYLHDATTVQLISDNE; the protein is encoded by the coding sequence ATGTCTGAGTTCACGCCGAGACACGACCGCATTCCGAACGACGAGTGGGAGACGGTCGTCCGGAACGTCCCCATCGTCTCCATCGACCTCGTCGTCCGATCCGCCGACGGCATCGTCCTCGGGGAGCGGACGAACGAGCCGGCGAAGGGCGAGTGGTTCGTCCCCGGCGGCCGCGTCCACAAGCACGAACGACTCGTCGACGCCGCCCGTCGAGTCGCTAGCGAGGAGCTCGGCGTCGACGTCGAGGTCGTCGAGAAACTCGGAGCGTACGAACACCTGTACCACGAGGCGGAACTCGACGGTGTCGGCGGGAAGCACTACCTCGCGAACGGCTTCGTCGTCGAGACCGACGCGGGTATCGACGAGATGACGCTGGACGACCAGCACGGCGATGTCCGTGCGTTTGCGCCCGGTGACATACCGGCTGACCTTCACGAGTACACCGCAGCGTACCTGCACGACGCGACGACCGTTCAGCTCATCAGTGATAACGAGTGA
- a CDS encoding NAD-dependent epimerase/dehydratase family protein, translating into MTESPSVLVTGSSGVVGTALVQRLLEDGTDVRGIDRHPNPWSDAVQDVTSEVDLLASDARERLPADVDTVVHLAAHSRVRDSVTNPLEATENMEMLSTVLEYARETESDFLFTSSREVYGYQGQTIYHESDAGLRDVKNPYGASKAGGEALVEAYRECYGIRSCTLRLSNVYGRFDSYNRVIPLFIAQAARGQDLTVYGDNKLLDFLYIDDCVDALVWSIDRMSSVHGEVVNVGSGEGYSLLQLAELVVEAFDADIDVTVDSNRPGEVDRYVADLQRSRQLLGFKPDWSLEDGLDETVEWYTERPALLEEIL; encoded by the coding sequence ATGACCGAGTCACCGTCGGTACTCGTGACCGGGAGCAGTGGCGTCGTCGGAACAGCACTGGTCCAGCGGTTGCTCGAGGACGGCACCGATGTTCGAGGAATCGACAGACACCCGAACCCGTGGTCGGATGCGGTGCAGGACGTCACGAGTGAGGTCGACTTGCTCGCGAGCGATGCCCGAGAGCGGCTCCCTGCGGACGTCGACACTGTGGTCCACCTCGCGGCACACTCCCGGGTCCGAGATTCTGTCACGAATCCTCTGGAGGCGACGGAGAACATGGAGATGCTCTCGACCGTCCTGGAGTACGCCCGGGAGACCGAGAGCGACTTCTTGTTCACGAGTAGCCGCGAGGTGTACGGCTATCAGGGACAGACCATCTACCACGAGTCGGACGCCGGACTCCGGGACGTTAAGAACCCGTACGGTGCCAGCAAAGCGGGCGGTGAAGCCCTCGTGGAGGCCTACAGGGAGTGCTACGGCATCCGTTCCTGCACACTCAGACTCTCGAACGTGTATGGGCGGTTCGACAGCTACAACCGTGTGATTCCGCTGTTCATCGCACAGGCCGCCCGTGGGCAAGACCTCACTGTCTACGGTGACAACAAGCTGCTCGATTTCCTCTATATCGACGACTGTGTCGACGCACTCGTTTGGAGCATCGACCGGATGAGCTCTGTTCACGGCGAGGTTGTGAACGTCGGGTCGGGCGAGGGTTACTCCCTGCTACAGCTCGCGGAGCTGGTTGTGGAGGCCTTCGACGCAGACATCGACGTCACGGTCGATTCGAACCGTCCGGGCGAGGTCGATCGATACGTCGCGGACCTTCAGCGGAGCCGTCAGTTGCTCGGGTTTAAACCGGACTGGTCGCTCGAGGACGGCCTAGACGAGACAGTAGAGTGGTACACCGAACGACCGGCGTTACTTGAGGAAATACTGTAG
- a CDS encoding glycosyltransferase → MSVDDRTVILLGDYDYEYFREVSLREGLESQGVTVKECRYRDEPLFIGVRKLLLLPFFYGVVLRRLWQLSREGDIDAILVTKFNVLMLPAAALAAWWLDAILIYDLFVSLYRTGEMRGYASWKVKVVHWIERITLRLPAYHLTETAEFARLYTDLYSLPRERIVGLPLGADDTWFHPREDSPFDSFTVVYWGNFLPHHGLDTVVGAIDRLRDEDVDFVFLGEGPKLDCIRERIDGLDVSNVEFRGRVPWEELSEAAAGGDVALGIFADDPRSRASITNKVSEGVAAGTAVVTMRSPAIEEWFTDGEDIVLVPPEDPDALADAIRDLRDDPETCDRIARQGRERYESVFSIEHIGELLVEQVPLSRGES, encoded by the coding sequence ATGAGTGTAGACGACAGGACTGTCATCCTTCTCGGGGACTACGACTACGAGTACTTCAGAGAGGTCTCGCTGCGTGAGGGACTCGAATCGCAGGGTGTCACGGTGAAGGAGTGCCGGTACCGCGACGAACCGCTGTTCATCGGCGTCCGGAAACTGCTGTTGCTCCCATTCTTCTACGGCGTCGTGCTCCGGCGACTGTGGCAGCTCTCCCGGGAGGGCGATATCGACGCCATCCTCGTCACGAAGTTCAATGTTCTCATGCTTCCGGCGGCGGCGCTGGCTGCGTGGTGGCTGGACGCCATCCTGATCTACGACCTATTCGTTTCGCTCTACCGGACCGGCGAGATGCGCGGCTACGCCTCGTGGAAGGTGAAGGTGGTCCACTGGATCGAACGAATTACGCTTCGGTTACCAGCGTACCACCTTACCGAGACGGCCGAGTTCGCCCGGCTCTACACCGATTTGTACTCGCTTCCACGCGAGCGAATCGTCGGCCTACCGCTCGGCGCCGACGACACTTGGTTCCACCCACGGGAAGACTCCCCGTTCGACTCGTTCACCGTCGTCTACTGGGGGAACTTCCTCCCACACCACGGGCTCGACACAGTCGTTGGCGCTATCGATCGACTTCGAGACGAGGACGTCGACTTTGTCTTCCTCGGCGAGGGGCCGAAGCTCGACTGCATCCGGGAGCGAATCGACGGACTAGACGTGTCGAATGTCGAGTTCCGAGGCCGTGTCCCCTGGGAGGAGCTCTCGGAGGCGGCCGCTGGAGGCGACGTTGCACTCGGCATCTTCGCGGACGACCCGCGCTCGCGGGCCAGTATCACGAACAAGGTGAGCGAAGGTGTCGCCGCCGGAACCGCCGTCGTCACGATGCGCTCGCCAGCCATCGAGGAGTGGTTCACCGACGGCGAGGACATCGTCCTCGTTCCACCGGAGGACCCGGACGCGCTCGCCGACGCCATCCGTGATCTCCGGGACGATCCCGAAACTTGCGACCGAATCGCCAGACAGGGCCGGGAGCGCTACGAGTCGGTGTTCTCAATAGAGCACATCGGCGAACTACTCGTCGAGCAGGTGCCGCTGTCCCGGGGCGAATCGTGA
- a CDS encoding glycosyltransferase family 61 protein: MPHPALDSRFRVSSPGIIQIKYGKFVLKHNVPLLPPHASRALRQRGLRRFLFDGIDIVTEQQIQPKARPYFERRALHEGDLSKICAEEDTFFAYYDDEEHCTLSLPTTPNGYPEDARLQMQERFASGMQLDAPFVCEVPDVDLVGPDALAVTHGGYVFENSLQYEKRLTVSGLRSLQRGVWPTQSRWLRPSARVETAVSLVGPWTNNYTHWFQDYLTRLEGLEHYRAKTGENPTLLIPKDASGWMRDALRAVGYPEDSWIEYPGGRVGVDRLVVPSVRHEAMADAEVHDRRRVYSPTGIRWLRNRILTNVEPVFTCEHSPRVYISRENALKRRVVNQEQVMEVLSNWGFSAYRPEELSFAEQVTLFSNAEAIVAPHGSGLMNQMFAEDAVVVELMGKKQTVTSPATEYYYAELLGHDYGCVPGEPVGPDVRTDTEGVEAVLRELLG, encoded by the coding sequence GTGCCGCACCCGGCCCTCGATTCGCGATTCAGGGTTAGCAGCCCGGGAATCATTCAGATTAAGTACGGGAAATTCGTGTTAAAGCACAACGTGCCACTCCTCCCGCCTCACGCGTCGCGTGCACTCCGCCAACGCGGTCTTCGTCGGTTCCTCTTCGACGGCATCGACATCGTCACCGAACAGCAGATACAGCCGAAAGCCCGCCCGTACTTCGAGCGGCGGGCGCTCCACGAAGGAGATCTCTCCAAGATCTGCGCCGAAGAGGACACGTTCTTCGCCTACTACGATGACGAGGAGCACTGTACGCTCTCGCTCCCGACCACCCCGAACGGCTACCCCGAGGACGCTCGTTTGCAGATGCAGGAGCGGTTTGCGAGCGGGATGCAACTCGACGCTCCGTTCGTCTGTGAGGTTCCGGACGTAGACCTCGTCGGGCCCGACGCGCTCGCCGTGACTCACGGCGGCTACGTGTTCGAGAACTCGCTCCAGTACGAGAAGCGTCTGACGGTTAGCGGTCTGCGCTCGCTCCAGCGCGGCGTGTGGCCGACGCAGTCTCGGTGGCTGCGACCAAGTGCGCGGGTGGAGACCGCCGTCTCGCTCGTGGGCCCGTGGACGAACAACTACACACACTGGTTCCAGGACTACCTCACCCGGCTTGAGGGACTGGAGCACTACCGCGCGAAGACCGGCGAGAATCCGACGCTGCTCATCCCGAAGGATGCGAGCGGCTGGATGCGTGACGCGCTCAGGGCGGTTGGCTACCCAGAGGACAGCTGGATCGAGTATCCCGGGGGGCGGGTGGGGGTGGACCGGCTCGTCGTGCCGTCTGTCCGTCACGAGGCGATGGCCGACGCAGAGGTCCACGATCGGCGCCGCGTCTATTCCCCAACCGGTATCCGCTGGCTCCGTAACCGCATCCTCACCAATGTCGAGCCGGTGTTCACCTGTGAGCATAGCCCGAGGGTGTACATCTCCCGGGAGAACGCACTGAAGCGGCGAGTCGTGAACCAGGAACAGGTGATGGAGGTGCTCTCCAACTGGGGATTCTCGGCCTATCGCCCGGAAGAACTCAGCTTCGCCGAACAGGTGACGCTATTCTCGAACGCCGAGGCCATCGTTGCTCCCCACGGCTCTGGACTCATGAACCAGATGTTCGCCGAGGACGCGGTCGTGGTCGAACTGATGGGGAAGAAACAGACCGTCACCTCACCGGCGACGGAGTACTACTACGCCGAGCTACTGGGGCACGACTACGGCTGTGTTCCCGGCGAGCCGGTCGGACCAGACGTCCGGACGGATACCGAGGGGGTGGAAGCGGTTCTCAGGGAGCTCCTCGGCTGA
- a CDS encoding glycosyltransferase family 2 protein: MTRESGATDEGDAGHGWSRHDLAVDTGDGRLDDTDPTAETPLVTAVVTTYDRFEEATRAIESVLAQTYEPVEFIVVEDGTESGIEVWLTEQGHYSVRYVRHATNQGLAGARNTAIALASGDYVAFLDDDDSWKPERIERQVSALRSLSDGERENLGVVYCAVEAREDGRVTSVIPPENSGNLREAIARDGPSTLQSACLFSKRALLAVDGYDEELVSSVDHDIWLSLAVGGYSAVTVAEPLVVSYDTFADSMMTNTDERIEGVAQFVEKWRPTYVDWFGREEADRRLQRYFARVIARLAATKLVSGSFGEARRAIAVLFERSDQTSYNVATLALLTAEAAVKRFVPPALVRRLAAIRNR, encoded by the coding sequence ATGACGCGGGAATCGGGAGCGACCGACGAGGGCGACGCCGGACACGGCTGGAGCAGGCACGACCTCGCCGTCGACACCGGAGACGGACGGCTCGACGACACCGATCCGACGGCCGAAACCCCGCTGGTTACCGCTGTCGTCACGACGTACGACCGGTTCGAGGAGGCGACGCGAGCCATAGAGAGCGTGCTCGCCCAGACGTACGAACCGGTCGAGTTCATCGTTGTCGAGGACGGAACTGAAAGCGGTATTGAGGTGTGGCTCACCGAGCAGGGCCATTACTCGGTCCGGTACGTTCGACATGCGACGAATCAGGGGCTCGCCGGAGCACGGAACACCGCCATCGCGCTCGCCTCGGGCGACTACGTGGCTTTCCTCGACGACGACGACAGCTGGAAGCCGGAGCGCATCGAACGACAGGTGTCGGCACTTAGGTCGCTCTCCGACGGGGAACGCGAGAATCTCGGTGTCGTCTACTGTGCAGTCGAGGCGCGGGAGGACGGGCGGGTCACCTCCGTGATTCCCCCCGAGAATAGTGGGAACCTCCGTGAGGCCATCGCCCGTGACGGGCCGTCGACGCTCCAGTCCGCCTGCTTGTTCTCGAAGCGTGCCCTGCTCGCCGTCGACGGCTACGACGAGGAACTCGTCTCGTCGGTCGACCACGACATTTGGCTCTCGCTTGCCGTGGGCGGTTACAGCGCGGTGACCGTCGCAGAGCCCCTGGTCGTGTCCTACGACACGTTCGCCGACAGCATGATGACGAACACCGACGAGCGCATCGAGGGCGTCGCACAGTTCGTCGAGAAGTGGCGGCCGACGTACGTCGACTGGTTCGGGCGGGAGGAAGCTGACCGCCGCCTCCAACGTTACTTCGCCCGCGTCATCGCGCGGCTGGCAGCAACGAAACTCGTCAGCGGGAGTTTCGGCGAGGCGAGACGAGCGATTGCTGTCCTGTTCGAACGGAGCGACCAGACCAGCTACAACGTCGCAACGCTGGCACTGTTGACGGCCGAAGCGGCGGTTAAACGGTTCGTCCCACCAGCTCTCGTCCGCCGACTCGCCGCGATTCGCAACCGGTAG
- a CDS encoding sulfatase-like hydrolase/transferase, translating into MAPNVLYLVLDCLRGDAVTPETAPNLTKLAEENCSFEDCIAPADWSLPSHASIFTGEWAHEHHCYWREQKISSLPLVESFNRNGFDTVGLTSNIYFSMSQGFGNSFDEFYETRRPLNPNGLNPFSAVRRHEPLDGPDIRTYLTVFGKALQHDNPLASVENYVRAIGIELNDRYALRDRIPGLSTDKYGYLTAASERTEQRLVDVFERHSDGENPFFAFANLMDAHFPYEPPEDHLRTVTDGQYGREDITDIEPDLSNPRVFLDRYFADDVNEDDLELVRAAYRGEVHSVDELVGRLLASLERAGLRDETLVVVTADHGEALGEEDIRGERSMGHINSVNEHHMRVPLIVANPDIEPETVEQRVPLTALSNQLLTGPASFVDGSLESIGNALTTDGPTLFELPANPFHRDSFDRYDHIPDWFVTRQSMTHSVVGFDDPWTVIAYSNGDMDVWNDDDARSRADAPEHLVETCEDAVQSFPDEDSKDSGSEGLSASRQQQLEDLGYL; encoded by the coding sequence ATGGCACCGAACGTTCTGTATCTCGTCCTCGACTGTCTCAGAGGGGATGCGGTAACTCCCGAGACCGCGCCAAATCTGACGAAGCTGGCCGAGGAGAACTGTTCGTTCGAGGACTGCATCGCTCCGGCGGACTGGTCTCTCCCGTCGCATGCATCGATATTCACGGGCGAATGGGCCCACGAACACCACTGCTATTGGCGGGAACAGAAGATAAGTTCGCTTCCACTGGTCGAGTCGTTCAACCGGAACGGCTTCGATACGGTCGGTCTCACGTCGAACATCTACTTCTCCATGAGTCAGGGCTTTGGGAACAGCTTCGACGAGTTCTACGAGACACGACGGCCGCTCAATCCGAACGGACTGAACCCGTTCTCGGCGGTCCGTCGACATGAGCCGCTGGACGGTCCCGACATACGTACCTATCTCACCGTCTTCGGAAAAGCACTTCAGCACGACAATCCGCTCGCAAGTGTCGAGAACTACGTCAGAGCGATCGGCATCGAACTGAACGACAGGTACGCACTCCGCGACCGGATTCCAGGCCTCTCGACAGACAAATACGGCTACCTAACCGCGGCCTCCGAGCGCACCGAGCAACGTCTTGTCGACGTGTTTGAGCGCCACAGCGACGGTGAAAACCCGTTCTTCGCGTTTGCGAATCTGATGGACGCTCACTTCCCGTACGAACCGCCAGAAGACCACCTGCGGACGGTCACCGACGGCCAGTACGGACGGGAGGACATCACCGATATCGAACCGGACCTCTCGAACCCGAGGGTGTTTCTAGACCGCTACTTCGCTGACGATGTCAACGAGGACGACCTCGAACTCGTCCGTGCCGCCTACCGCGGAGAGGTCCACAGCGTCGACGAATTGGTCGGGCGGTTGCTCGCCTCGCTGGAGCGCGCCGGACTTCGGGACGAAACGTTGGTCGTCGTGACTGCGGACCACGGCGAGGCGCTCGGTGAGGAGGACATCCGTGGCGAACGGTCGATGGGGCATATAAACTCCGTCAACGAGCATCACATGCGAGTCCCGCTCATCGTCGCGAACCCCGACATAGAACCTGAAACCGTCGAACAGCGCGTGCCGCTCACCGCACTTTCAAACCAGCTGTTGACCGGCCCTGCGTCGTTCGTCGACGGTTCGCTTGAATCGATCGGCAATGCACTGACGACTGACGGGCCCACCCTGTTCGAGCTCCCGGCGAACCCCTTTCACCGGGATTCGTTCGACCGGTACGACCACATTCCCGACTGGTTCGTCACTCGGCAGTCGATGACGCACTCCGTCGTCGGCTTCGACGACCCCTGGACCGTCATCGCTTACTCGAACGGTGACATGGACGTGTGGAACGACGACGATGCACGGTCCCGCGCTGACGCACCCGAGCACCTCGTCGAGACATGCGAAGACGCGGTCCAGTCTTTCCCCGACGAGGACAGCAAAGACTCCGGCAGTGAAGGCCTCTCCGCGAGTCGGCAGCAACAGCTCGAAGACCTCGGCTACCTGTAA
- a CDS encoding UDP-glucuronic acid decarboxylase family protein, with protein sequence MATKKVLVAGGAGFLGSHLCRSLLDDGMEVVCVDNLGSGRQENVADIQDHANFRFLEDDIRKSSNLPIVDEIYHLASRASPADFTEFPVRIALTNTEGTRHLLEHAVDCDARILYASTSEVYGDPEVHPQPESYNGNVNIRGERGCYDESKRFGETLTVAFEKRYDLDVRTARIFNTYGPRMRPNDGRVIPTFITQAIQGEDLTIYGDGSQTRSFCYVQDMIAGLRSLMETDGLQGEAVNIGIENEVTIGALAEMVLKECDTESEIVYQPLPQDDPQRRRPDISKARRLLDWEPEVSLETGLRRTFEHFRSHEHGIVNQDPSTRP encoded by the coding sequence ATGGCTACGAAAAAGGTTCTTGTCGCAGGGGGTGCAGGCTTTCTCGGAAGCCACCTCTGTCGCTCCCTCCTCGACGATGGGATGGAAGTAGTCTGTGTCGACAATCTAGGGAGCGGTCGTCAGGAGAACGTGGCGGACATTCAGGACCACGCCAACTTCCGGTTTCTCGAGGATGATATCAGGAAGTCGTCTAATTTGCCGATCGTCGACGAAATATACCACCTCGCCTCCCGGGCATCCCCTGCCGATTTCACCGAGTTCCCGGTCAGAATCGCCCTGACGAACACCGAAGGTACCCGCCACCTGTTGGAACACGCCGTCGACTGTGACGCACGGATTCTGTACGCCAGCACCAGCGAGGTCTACGGCGACCCCGAGGTGCATCCCCAGCCAGAGTCTTACAACGGGAACGTGAACATCCGGGGCGAACGCGGCTGTTACGACGAGTCGAAGCGTTTCGGCGAGACGCTGACCGTCGCTTTCGAAAAGCGCTACGACCTCGACGTGCGGACTGCACGAATCTTCAACACGTACGGGCCACGGATGCGTCCCAACGATGGCCGGGTCATCCCGACGTTCATCACACAGGCGATTCAGGGCGAGGACCTCACGATATATGGCGACGGTTCTCAGACCCGGAGTTTCTGCTACGTCCAAGACATGATTGCCGGGCTCCGGTCGCTGATGGAGACCGATGGACTGCAGGGGGAGGCCGTGAACATCGGAATCGAGAACGAGGTGACGATAGGGGCGTTGGCGGAGATGGTCCTCAAGGAATGCGACACCGAGAGCGAAATCGTCTACCAACCACTTCCGCAGGACGACCCCCAGCGCCGCCGTCCGGACATCTCGAAAGCCCGCCGACTCCTGGACTGGGAGCCCGAAGTGTCGCTCGAGACTGGGCTCAGACGGACGTTCGAACACTTTCGGTCTCACGAGCACGGCATCGTCAATCAGGACCCATCGACGCGGCCGTAG
- a CDS encoding serine O-acetyltransferase, whose protein sequence is MMIDRIITYPVQFLLNTIRWLFYGTYNSIVAQDVRFLFSSFCSQRLPLSTSFPHPVGVVISSDSPIGENVSILQNVTIGGNGDGIAPRIGDDVTIHSGAVVVGDIDIGDGAVIGANSVVLSDVPAGATVVGAPAHVVKEP, encoded by the coding sequence ATGATGATTGACAGAATTATTACATATCCGGTGCAGTTCTTGTTGAACACCATCCGCTGGCTATTCTACGGGACATACAACTCCATCGTGGCCCAGGACGTACGGTTTCTGTTCAGCTCCTTCTGCTCACAACGACTCCCGCTGTCGACCTCGTTCCCGCATCCCGTCGGAGTCGTCATTTCGAGCGACAGTCCCATCGGAGAGAACGTAAGCATATTGCAGAACGTGACAATCGGTGGGAACGGAGACGGTATCGCCCCCCGAATCGGCGACGACGTTACGATACACAGCGGTGCGGTCGTTGTGGGGGACATCGACATCGGCGATGGTGCCGTCATCGGTGCCAACTCAGTCGTTCTCTCGGACGTGCCAGCGGGCGCAACAGTCGTCGGTGCTCCTGCCCATGTCGTAAAGGAACCGTAG
- a CDS encoding GDP-mannose 4,6-dehydratase produces the protein MKILVTGGAGFIGGHLAEEFVLDGHDVVALDSLFDNYSLSIKEQNVAAAEAADGTYEFVEGDIRDEDIIERYVDWADMVYHQAARVGVRDSVEKPQSYNDVNVCGTLNVLEAARQTDIERLVVASSSSVYGKPEYLPYDEDHPTTPVSPYGVSKLASEQYVRMYNDVYDLPTVALRYFTVYGPRMRPNMAISNFVSRCFNGQPPVIYGDGTQTRDFTFVDDILTANRSLLETDAANGEVMNIGSTDNISIKALAEEVRDQLAPGVELEYDERFAADAEHTHASIEKANEIIGYEPTTTIREGVGEFIDWYEANRDWYEPLIR, from the coding sequence ATGAAGATACTGGTCACTGGTGGTGCCGGGTTCATCGGCGGCCACCTCGCCGAGGAGTTCGTCCTCGACGGACACGATGTCGTCGCGCTCGACTCTCTGTTTGACAACTACTCATTGAGCATCAAAGAGCAGAACGTAGCGGCGGCCGAAGCGGCCGACGGGACGTACGAGTTCGTCGAAGGCGACATCCGAGACGAGGATATAATCGAACGGTACGTCGACTGGGCGGACATGGTCTACCACCAGGCCGCCCGTGTCGGCGTCCGTGACAGCGTCGAAAAGCCCCAGTCGTACAACGACGTCAATGTTTGCGGAACGCTCAACGTTCTCGAAGCAGCCCGGCAGACGGACATCGAACGCCTCGTCGTCGCCAGCTCGTCCTCGGTGTATGGGAAACCGGAGTACCTCCCCTACGACGAGGACCATCCGACGACGCCAGTCAGCCCGTACGGTGTCTCCAAACTGGCGTCCGAGCAGTACGTCCGGATGTACAACGACGTATACGATCTTCCCACGGTCGCACTCCGGTACTTCACCGTCTACGGCCCCCGGATGCGCCCGAACATGGCCATCAGCAACTTCGTTTCCCGCTGTTTCAACGGTCAGCCACCGGTCATCTACGGGGACGGGACGCAGACACGCGATTTCACCTTCGTCGACGACATCCTTACCGCGAACCGTTCACTGCTCGAAACCGACGCCGCCAACGGAGAGGTCATGAACATCGGAAGCACGGACAATATCAGCATCAAGGCGCTCGCCGAGGAGGTTCGCGATCAGCTCGCGCCCGGTGTCGAACTCGAGTACGACGAGCGCTTCGCTGCGGACGCCGAGCACACGCATGCGAGCATCGAGAAAGCCAACGAGATCATCGGGTATGAGCCGACGACGACCATCCGCGAAGGCGTCGGTGAGTTCATCGACTGGTATGAGGCGAATCGTGACTGGTACGAACCCCTGATCCGCTGA
- a CDS encoding glycosyltransferase family 2 protein has product MSEPSVSVVITTYNRCELVGDAIESVLAQTYSNFELFVVDDASTDDTEAVVGSYDDERLTYVRHETNRHLSAARNTGIELANGEYIAFLDDDDEWVETKLERQVERFEEASSRVGLVYCWMDYYEGDEVIAEYHPTFRGDIYPRTLGRQPLGNGSTWLVKAEVFDAVGGFDEDIRRGVDGDFVRRACKEYHVDVVPEVLTVYNVGHGSRRITGEDEDSIRAAIEGQRTKFQKYGPAFREYPRQEAIVRAKIGWRRTQLGEWWDGIAEFDRAFRLAPTCTTVYYYVGVAVFHALKRYLPSQSS; this is encoded by the coding sequence ATGAGCGAGCCGTCCGTCAGCGTCGTCATCACCACCTACAACCGGTGCGAACTGGTCGGCGACGCCATCGAGAGCGTGCTCGCACAGACCTACTCGAACTTCGAGCTGTTCGTCGTCGACGACGCGTCGACCGACGACACGGAAGCGGTCGTCGGGTCGTACGACGACGAACGGCTGACCTACGTCCGCCACGAGACGAACAGACATCTCTCAGCGGCCCGGAATACCGGCATCGAACTGGCGAACGGAGAGTACATCGCATTCCTCGACGACGACGACGAGTGGGTCGAGACCAAACTCGAACGGCAGGTCGAGCGGTTCGAGGAGGCGTCCAGCCGAGTTGGACTCGTCTACTGCTGGATGGACTACTACGAGGGCGACGAGGTCATCGCGGAGTATCATCCCACCTTCCGTGGCGACATCTACCCACGGACGCTTGGTCGACAGCCGCTCGGCAACGGTTCGACGTGGCTGGTCAAGGCGGAGGTCTTCGACGCGGTCGGCGGCTTCGACGAGGACATCCGTCGGGGGGTTGACGGTGACTTCGTCAGGCGGGCGTGTAAGGAGTACCACGTCGATGTCGTCCCGGAGGTGCTGACGGTGTACAACGTCGGTCACGGTTCTCGACGCATCACCGGCGAGGACGAGGACAGTATCCGGGCTGCGATAGAGGGACAGCGAACGAAGTTCCAAAAGTACGGCCCCGCATTCAGGGAGTACCCGAGACAGGAGGCTATCGTACGGGCGAAGATTGGCTGGCGTCGAACCCAGCTAGGTGAGTGGTGGGATGGAATAGCCGAGTTCGACCGGGCCTTCAGACTTGCACCGACCTGTACGACAGTGTACTACTACGTGGGCGTCGCTGTCTTCCACGCACTCAAGCGATATCTCCCATCGCAATCATCATGA
- a CDS encoding class I SAM-dependent methyltransferase encodes MTDDFDEEQQIQEQQYEYPYHYLPRVEDGNYSQTQYWSWGIHYLGGMRVVLDQLSDWTFDSLVDVGCGDGRFLRELHVAQPDVDSLGVDYSERSIAMANGMNPHLTYEARNILEEDLDRAFDVATCIEVLEHIPPEDCAAFVEAIAGTLADDGKLVLTVPHVNKSVSEKHYQHFDSDKLVDLLDPQFDRVEFVPFDRQSKVFTALELAVGGRGNQFVVNSPLVLNRLWGLYERRYMYADSEANCRRIAAVCER; translated from the coding sequence ATGACCGACGACTTCGACGAAGAACAGCAGATACAGGAGCAACAGTACGAGTACCCCTACCACTACCTGCCGCGAGTCGAGGATGGGAACTACAGTCAGACGCAGTACTGGTCGTGGGGCATCCACTATCTAGGCGGGATGCGAGTCGTCCTCGACCAACTCTCGGACTGGACGTTCGATTCCCTCGTCGACGTCGGGTGCGGTGACGGTCGGTTCCTGCGGGAACTACACGTAGCTCAACCCGATGTCGATTCACTGGGCGTCGACTACTCTGAACGTTCCATCGCAATGGCGAACGGAATGAACCCACATCTTACCTACGAGGCCCGGAATATCCTCGAGGAGGATCTGGACCGGGCGTTCGATGTCGCCACCTGCATCGAGGTGCTCGAACACATTCCACCTGAGGACTGCGCGGCGTTCGTCGAGGCCATCGCCGGGACGCTAGCCGACGACGGCAAGCTCGTCCTGACGGTCCCACACGTGAACAAGTCGGTCTCGGAAAAGCACTACCAGCACTTCGACTCGGACAAACTCGTCGACCTTCTCGACCCACAGTTCGACCGCGTCGAGTTCGTCCCGTTCGACCGGCAGTCGAAGGTGTTCACCGCGCTGGAACTGGCCGTCGGTGGCCGGGGGAACCAGTTCGTCGTCAACTCGCCACTGGTGCTGAACAGGCTCTGGGGGTTGTACGAGCGCCGGTACATGTACGCCGATAGCGAGGCGAACTGCCGTCGAATCGCTGCGGTCTGTGAGAGATGA